A region of Desulfosporosinus sp. Sb-LF DNA encodes the following proteins:
- a CDS encoding DUF3786 domain-containing protein — MSQLDNPLEIYKLLPKTNCKLCGVATCLAFAAAVIKGEKRLNECPHMESKIIEELDGKIIKQATPEEQLKQILEPLKRKVATIDFSASVERLGATLSGNKLTIKCLGKDFKVDPEGNITSDCHINEWVTVPLLNYIIDSAGNDLSMKWVPFRELSNKTIWDSYFEHKFEKPLKQLTDNHPDLIKDMICIFSGKPVETSFSSDISLVLHPLPKLPMLLCYTKPEEELESKLNVFFDSSAEGNLNIDSIYRLSVGLLVMFQKITSRHIKP; from the coding sequence ATGTCACAACTAGATAATCCTCTGGAAATTTACAAGTTACTTCCAAAAACAAATTGTAAACTGTGTGGGGTGGCGACCTGCTTGGCGTTTGCCGCTGCGGTAATAAAGGGAGAAAAACGGCTCAACGAATGCCCTCATATGGAGAGCAAGATCATTGAGGAACTTGATGGGAAAATTATCAAACAAGCGACCCCTGAGGAGCAACTGAAGCAAATACTCGAGCCGTTGAAACGAAAAGTTGCTACCATTGATTTTTCTGCATCTGTGGAACGATTGGGGGCTACGCTTTCTGGTAATAAGTTGACCATTAAGTGTCTTGGAAAGGACTTTAAGGTTGATCCTGAGGGGAATATTACATCTGACTGCCATATTAATGAATGGGTGACGGTACCATTACTCAACTATATTATTGACAGTGCAGGAAATGATCTTTCCATGAAATGGGTTCCGTTCAGGGAACTTAGTAATAAGACAATATGGGATTCATATTTCGAACATAAGTTTGAAAAACCTTTAAAACAACTTACTGATAACCATCCTGATCTTATTAAGGACATGATTTGTATTTTTAGCGGAAAGCCAGTGGAGACTAGTTTCTCTTCTGATATTTCCCTTGTGTTACACCCTCTCCCAAAGCTTCCAATGCTCCTTTGTTACACTAAACCAGAAGAGGAACTAGAATCCAAGCTTAACGTTTTTTTCGATTCGTCTGCGGAGGGCAATCTCAACATTGATTCTATTTATAGACTTAGCGTTGGGCTATTGGTGATGTTTCAAAAGATTACTTCCAGGCACATTAAGCCATGA